One genomic region from Tigriopus californicus strain San Diego chromosome 4, Tcal_SD_v2.1, whole genome shotgun sequence encodes:
- the LOC131879738 gene encoding uncharacterized protein LOC131879738 isoform X4 produces MPGSETVPAAWRAWVNTNPAESAPQEVINPSEEQGKRSVIYIELANNSPAIKRRTQDAAPGNNKENKGDSRKPSVTPRISGENVERKYTVQTRTSDIVDVDKVISESLGGNGIHAKRVDEPPVQGRSFADKRSAQKTSVPKSALRESFLKAKDKFAGMNSASSKPPEPISLPKALEEKLVTTWKANQIKSPLELNDAHGSGMDPRKLLRLQSLDFESSVKNLSDGPQSPYTPDWDDQTGPNFQRTYSLVYKPVYAGKSVVSYSSSIRAKNITGKYRHAKNNQPVMKELKFHNFEEITDTDAPTLMRAESFSTPTLKRPKSDVMVYEIEETPNGPQSSTPHIDMPSLDDVEATRRVKPEDLDLTESNPELGHPSEFSSPKFIDRFSFITSPKPYKSFDSKSNSSQPSCSESDGPLWSPESFVQSRGLSLNAKDSIGKDIARAESCGTSTSSAAPVHAPAALALAPTPSSARPGMESVENGLRAAPGAPEHGVSSSLLAAKEDSCDGVADPLVTIPGQKDEAEEVVQRQAAADDGNFESVQPKTGSLKHKTRKKKKSSGKKRDVGDSSLRETENQSAADVAPNLKMGPRHIFMSEEIPSRASSLNQSIDKIDARDNEDVGSKEKVEHREKDLAFGMSRRKTSYAHTAILERERAGFPASEIKPAYSEGAKEDCLRIERNSILRKEARNILDLVMSLDSESYGHATNAPTDKPPDTPNSRELNQGTVALRQSSSNGSRNSRWALCQEATNNGADKEQDPSQLSFSAGFQELSMEDSSGVKISQGFVGIENQDNTSIREETAMDLVESSLPVPVHHRHSVSQDSNDSSSSSPGTILPPTYSRLPPDGHEFPPDYKDPSSLTSQNSLLLTRKSSSESNSSDQSQNKKGIMDFPRIKMQKIQLIRHDENSIKSVRDKIALFSSACSSQSTEDLGLSQLGRNPPNTGLLTRAHTHGDVRYVGNDSKRSGIYHQSMTNVSASHGGSLFHRETKSISSTSLINSEPRPSRSRLSHGTGHTPTPQERHGRSQSLLEIGSTNASVKSPDGSSTLPKRHHPQPARRATLTTSTPIKKSDIKIIHENSPCLDSKELSEAKQIDLSGDRLKLSSTSSPNGRSSNKFSPAFKHKAFTIYSNTSSPSPPSSLKTDEKDVSSQFRNVPITQTGSPYQDEGDGPEDPRVLKRNSVEAINRRNILESAKKSSGTKLFGDPTPIQATKTSISDFRAIEAREVGKMGLTPARSITSLGKPASRSSSFTIAERKKSFETVSGTRTALESRRGPHSSQDSLRSAHSKENFNDASSTCSRRSSRDTICEEELLPSYSRRSSRSEADGGSRVTTPTRTHPLPGVDEGSRSTTPLGRRTLSRNNSLTSERSTYSKRSGASSKNGRDKTTLPTAAFPEQEKLSRNNSNDSGTSSNVLDLDLPIPTGGFSRLSSAVSSKDSGFPESEKSSFSRLSSIASVDEESLVSSPNTTPSVNNDKWSTLEKKYSISTQSMISTDTKTKIAQFSKTNTSTSSPVSSNATTSVRPTELNFHSVKSASNSPPPSLPLKKTSSTTTLVASPVSSRNFRELTEKFESKTSESATSSRRASITSVTSSSANYDESLSSSITSFRLGDKTMNYATWLEETKNSPFFLPEDSTEWESFDPSTPSEVMTFAKSKAIIKNDRKFSVPTYSSNDHANGVKMRDKKDQNAAPSRPSRLIESGASDLKVFEIGNLGEHRPLLSNSTSRGSSQADLLDCPDTPKSPLLSASMVQSGMQSMGSPQVPSRTSRELLDALDSKDEANRRCVSVNDIRRAFEKAEQSLSRSMSKCGSSSSSICGMAPCHNRMSSLDSTASDESSIPTPHYYGSVSSLLSGQTNMKDHYGSITSLASSTSMISPQELQGLIDEANQSLEESGTPSHEIMVIVLHREFTAGSIGITLAGGADYECKDITVHKVIPGTLADRDGRIQKGDRVLSINGRSTKGVSHREALSILKAPRAEVVLVLSRSRSVTPAETGSFDANYAASYNYVNMTSSRPPKILESPLDSKSLLSELKFVDVPRGAPMTVSLKKEGTGLGFRLEGGKDSPLGDRPLTIKKIFTGGAAGKSKVLKVGDEIISVNNTDCTRMSRIEAWNFMKKLSDGTSTIVVRQKIEDVKVKEPVQNCAIEVKAKTAAVTEKASPKQTPTA; encoded by the exons ATGCCGGGTTCAGAGACAGTCCCTGCAGCTTGGCGAGCTTGGGTGAATACAAACCCCGCCGAAAGTGCTCCACAAGAAGTGATCAACCCCTCAGAGGAGCAAGGCAAACGTTCGGTAATTTACATTGAATTGGCAAATAACTCCCCGGCGATCAAGCGTAGAACCCAAGACGCTGCCCCAGGGAACAACAAGGAGAACAAGGGGGACTCCAGGAAGCCAAGTGTGACCCCTCGGATCAGTGGGGAAAACGTGGAACGAAAGTACACGGTTCAAACACGCACGTCAGATATCGTGGATGTGGACAAAGTCATCTCTGAGTCACTGGGCGGGAATGGAATTCATGCCAAGCGCGTGGATGAGCCGCCAGTACAAGGTAGATCTTTTGCTGACAAGAGGAGTGCTCAGAAGACGTCAGTCCCCAAGTCTGCACTTCGAGAGAGCTTTTTGAAGGCGAAAGATAAATTTGCGGGCATGAACTCCGCGAGCTCGAAACCACCCGAGCCAATCTCATTACCAAAGGCTCTTGAAGAGAAGCTCGTCACCACTTGGAAAGCCAACCAGATTAAGAGCCCTTTAGAATTGAACGATGCCCATGGCTCTGGGATGGATCCGAGGAAGCTGCTCCGGCTCCAAAGTCTTGATTTCGAATCCAGTGTCAAGAATCTTAGTGATGGTCCTCAGAGTCCTTATACCCCCGATTGGGACGACCAAACAGGACCCAACTTCCAGCGAACCTATAGTTTAGTGTACAAGCCAGTGTACGCCGGTAAAAGTGTTGTTTCCTACTCGTCCTCAATACGGGCCAAAAACATAACGGGGAAATATCGACACGCCAAGAACAATCAACCTGTCATGAAAGAGCTGAAGTTCCACAACTTTGAAGAGATCACGGATACTGATGCCCCGACCCTAATGAGAGCCGAGAGTTTTAGTACGCCCACGCTAAAACGTCCCAAATCTGATGTCATGGTGTATGAAATCGAAGAAACTCCAAACGGGCCGCAATCCTCAACACCACATATCGACATGCCATCTCTCGATGATGTGGAAGCAACCCGACGAGTGAAGCCTGAAGATCTTGACTTGACAGAGAGCAACCCGGAGTTAGGGCATCCTTCTGAGTTTTCAAGCCCGAAATTCATCGACAGATTTTCCTTCATCACCAGTCCAAAGCCTTACAAATCGTTTGATTCCAAGTCCAATTCAAGTCAACCATCTTGTTCTGAATCTGACGGTCCATTATGGAGTCCGGAAAGTTTTGTACAGTCAAGGGGGCTCTCCTTGAACGCAAAAG ATTCCATTGGAAAAGACATTGCCAGAGCTGAGAGCTGTGGTACTTCGACTTCGTCAGCTGCCCCTGTTCATGCTCCAGCCGCTCTTGCTCTTGCTCCTACTCCGAGTTCAGCACGTCCTGGGATGGAATCGGTGGAGAATGGATTGAGGGCTGCTCCCGGAGCACCCGAGCATGGAGTGAGCAGCAGCTTGTTGGCCGCCAAGGAGGACAGCTGTGATGGTGTGGCTGATCCTCTGGTTACCATTCCTGGCCAAAAAGATGAAGCAGAAGAAGTAGTTCAACGACAAGCAGCCGCTGACGATGGAAATTTCGAATCAGTCCAACCAAAGACTGGGTCTTTGAAGCAcaagacgaggaagaaaaagaaatcctcTGGCAAAAAACGCGATGTTGGGGATTCAAGTCTGAGGGAGACGGAAAATCAAAGTGCCGCAG atgtggcGCCAAATCTTAAGATGGGGCCAAGACACATCTTCATGTCTGAGGAAATCCCCTCACGAGCGTCAAGTTTGAATCAATCTATTGACAAAATCGATGCCCGTGATAATGAAGATGTTGGCTCCAAGGAGAAAGTAGAACACAGGGAGAAGGATTTGGCTTTCGGGATGTCAAGAAGGAAGACCTCGTATGCTCATACGGCCATCTTGGAGAGAGAACGGGCAGGATTTCCTGCCTCGGAAATCAAGCCAGCATATTCGGAAGGGGCAAAGGAGGATTGCTTGCGAATCGAGCGGAACTCCATTTTACGAAAGGAAGCCAGGAATATCCTGGATTTGGTGATGTCCCTGGACTCTGAATCCTACGGCCATGCTACTAATGCACCCACTGACAAGCCTCCGGATACGCCTAA TTCCCGAGAACTGAATCAAGGTACCGTTGCCTTGCGACAATCTTCGAGTAATGGCTCGAGAAACTCCAGATGGGCTCTATGCCAAGAGGCTACAAACAATGGAGCTGACAAAGAGCAAGATCCAAGTCAGCTCTCATTCTCGGCTGGTTTCCAAGAGTTGTCTATGGAAGATTCGAGTGGTGTGAAAATTAGCCAAGGTTTTGTTGGCATCGAGAATCAAG ATAACACGTCGATTCGCGAGGAGACGGCCATGGACCTGGTGGAATCTAGCCTACCAGTGCCTGTTCACCACCGGCATTCGGTCTCACAGGACTCGAATGACTCTTCCAGCAGCTCTCCCGGGACAATTTTGCCCCCGACGTATTCAAGACTCCCGCCAGATGGTCATGAATTCCCACCGGACTATAAGGATCCATCTAGCTTGACCAGTCAG AACTCTTTGTTACTCACCAGAAAGTCTTCGTCTGAATCCAACAGCTCCGACCAGAGCCAGAACAAAAAAGGCATCATGGATTTCCCCCGGATCAAAATGCAGAAGATCCAGCTCATCAGACATGATGAAAACAGCATCAAGTCTGTGAGGGATAAGATCGCCTTGTTCAGCTCGGCGTGCTCTTCCCAATCCACAGAGGATTTAGGATTGAGCCAACTCGGTCGTAACCCTCCGAACACAGGCTTGCTTACTAGAGCACATACACATGGAGACGTCAGATATGTGGGCAATGACTCCAAAAGGTCAGGAATATATCACCAGAGCATGACCAATGTCTCGGCCAGTCATGGGGGATCTCTCTTTCATCGAGAAACCAAATCCATATCCTCAACCAGCTTAATCAATTCGGAGCCTCGCCCAAGTAGGAGTCGCTTGTCCCACGGAACAGGGCATACTCCAACTCCACAAGAAAGACATGGGCGGTCTCAAAGTTTACTAGAGATAGGATCCACCAATGCCAGCGTCAAATCACCAGACGGTTCTTCCACTTTACCCAAAAGACATCATCCCCAGCCAGCCAGAAGAGCAACATTAACCACGTCCACGCCAATCAAGAAAAGCGACATTAAAATAATCCACGAGAACAGTCCGTGTCTGGACTCCAAGGAGCTCTCGGAAGCCAAGCAAATTGATTTAAGTGGTGATCGTCTTAAGTTAAGCTCCACATCAAGTCCCAACGGTAGATCATCAAACAAATTCTCGCCAGCATTCAAGCACAAGGCCTTCACCATCTACAGCAATACATCCAGTCCATCCCCGCCTTCATCACTGAAGACAGACGAAAAGGATGTCTCTTCTCAGTTTCGAAATGTGCCTATTACACAAACTGGAAGCCCATACCAGGATGAAGGAGACGGGCCAGAAGATCCACGGGTATTGAAAAGGAACTCGGTTGAGGCTATCAATCGGAGAAACATCCTGGAGTCTGCTAAGAAGAGTAGTGGGACAAAATTGTTTGGTGATCCGACTCCAATTCAAGCTACGAAGACCTCAATATCCGATTTTCGGGCCATTGAGGCCAGAGAGGTTGGGAAGATGGGATTAACTCCCGCGAGATCAATCACATCGCTGGGGAAACCGGCGTCAAGGTCATCGTCATTCACCATCGCGGAACGCAAGAAATCGTTTGAAACTGTCAGTGGGACCCGAACAGCCTTGGAGTCCAGAAGGGGTCCACACTCCTCTCAAGATTCGTTGAGAAGTGCCCACTCGAAGGAAAACTTCAACGATGCCTCTTCAACTTGTTCCCGGCGAAGTTCTCGTGACACAATTTGCGAGGAGGAGCTCTTGCCTAGCTATTCGCGGCGAAGTTCACGTTCAGAGGCCGATGGAGGAAGTCGAGTTACCACACCCACTAGAACACATCCCCTTCCTGGTGTGGACGAAGGCTCAAGATCTACAACACCACTTGGAAGACGAACTTTGTCTCGTAACAATAGTTTGACGTCAGAGAGATCGACCTATTCCAAACGTAGTGGAGCTTCTTCCAAGAATGGCAGGGACAAAACAACTCTCCCTACTGCAGCCTTTCCCGAACAAGAGAAATTGAGCCGCAACAACAGCAATGACAGCGGTACTTCCTCGAATGTATTGGATCTTGACCTTCCTATTCCAACGGGCGGGTTTTCGAGACTCTCAAGTGCAGTTAGTAGCAAGGACTCGGGATTTCCTGAGTCAGAGAAGTCTAGCTTTTCCAGACTGTCCAGTATTGCCAGTGTGGATGAAGAGTCTTTAGTGTCATCGCCCAACACAACACCCAGTGTCAACAATGACAAGTGGTCCACTTTGGAGAAGAAATACTCTATATCGACTCAATCGATGATTTCCACGGAtacaaagacaaaaattgCCCAGTTTTCCAAAACCAACACGTCAACGAGCTCTCCAGTTTCTTCAAATGCTACTACGTCAGTAAGGCCAACCGAATTAAACTTCCACTCTGTGAAGTCTGCATCAAATTCACCTCCGCCCAGCTTGCCCTTGAAAAAGACCTCAAGCACAACAACGTTGGTGGCTTCACCAGTGAGTAGTCGTAACTTCCGAGAACTCACTgagaaatttgaatccaaGACCTCTGAATCAGCAACATCTTCCAGACGAGCCTCCATTACTAGTGTGACCTCGTCGAGTGCAAATTACGATGAATCGCTAAGCTCGTCTATTACATCGTTCCGCCTTGGAGACAAAACGATGAACTATGCCACTTGGTTGGAGGAGACGAAGAATTCGCCGTTCTTTTTGCCTGAGGATTCAACTGAGTGGGAGAGCTTTGATCCTTCAACTCCATCAGAGGTGATGACATTCGCCAAAAGCAAAGCCATCATCAAGAACGATCGAAAATTTTCTGTGCCCACATACTCATCGAATGACCATGCCAATGGAGTCAAGATGAGAGATAAGAAAGACCAGAATGCTGCACCATCTCGTCCATCAAGACTCATTGAATCTGGTGCTTCGGATTTGAAGGTCTTTGAGATTGGCAACCTTGGCGAGCATCGGCCGCTTCTCAGCAACTCAACCAGTCGAGGATCCAGTCAAGCTGACCTCCTAGACTGCCCTGACACTCCCAAATCACCTTTGCTATCAGCCTCCATGGTTCAAAGTGGAATGCAAAGTATGGGAAGCCCACAAGTGCCTTCAAGAACTTCGCGGGAACTCCTGGATGCCCTAGACAGCAAAGATGAGGCTAACAGGAGATGTGTGAGCGTCAATGATATCCGGAGAGCTTTCGAGAAAGCCGAACAGAGTCTGTCGCGGAGCATGAGTAAGTGTGGATCCTCCAGTTCCTCCATTTGCGGCATGGCTCCTTGTCATAATAGAATGAGCTCCTTGGACTCTACAGCTAGTGATGAGTCATCCATACCGACGCCTCATTACTACGGATCCGTGTCATCGCTCTTGTCAGGACAAACCAACATGAAAGATCATTATGGGAGTATTACCTCGTTAGCCTCCTCTACAAGTATGATCTCTCCACAG GAGCTTCAAGGCCTTATTGATGAGGCCAACCAGTCGCTAGAAGAATCTGGTACCCCTTCCCACGAAATCATGGTGATCGTTCTTCATCGAGAGTTTACTGCCGGATCCATTGGCATCACATTAGCTGGAGGAGCTGACTACGAGTGCAAagatatcaca GTTCATAAAGTGATCCCTGGAACTTTAGCAGACAGAGATGGTCGGATTCAAAAAGGAGACCGTGTATTATCTATCAATGGGCGATCAACTAAAGGAGTGTCCCATCGGGAGGCTCTAAGTATTCTTAAG GCCCCAAGAGCGGAGGTGGTATTGGTTTTATCACGGAGTCGCTCTGTAACACCGGCCGAGACCGGATCCTTTGACGCCAATTATGCAGCTTCCTACAACTACGTGAACATGACAAGTAGTCGGCCCCCCAAAATTCTCGAGAGTCCACTAGATAGTAAATCCCTGCTATCAG AGCTAAAATTTGTGGATGTCCCTCGAGGAGCACCAATGACAGTCTCgttgaagaaagaaggaacTGGACTGGGATTCAGACTGGAAGGTGGCAAAGACTCGCCCTTGGGCGATAGGCCCCTAactatcaaaaaaatattcacag GAGGAGCTGCCGGCAAAAGCAAGGTCTTGAAAGTGGGAGACGAAATCATAAGTGTAAATAACACAGATTGCACCAGGATGTCCCGAATCGAGGCATGGAACTTCATGAAGAAGCTTTCAGATGGAACCAGCACGATTGTGGTGCGGCAAAAGATTGAGGATGTCAAAGTAAAGGAACCAGTTCAGAACTGCGCGATAGAGGTGAAAGCCAAAACAGCCGCTGTAACCGAGAAAGCCTCCCCCAAACAAACTCCTACAGCGTGA